A genomic region of Streptomyces sp. R33 contains the following coding sequences:
- a CDS encoding alpha/beta fold hydrolase, with protein sequence MSASRQFFAAYDALLARWPAGTAEIDVPTPYGTTRVHAYGPAGAAPLLLLHGGGSTGAVWFANAAALGAHHRVLAVDILGDAGRSVRAGRPLRTTADLMAWLDALLDGLRGPDGSAARRVSLLGHSYGAWIALTYALHAAQRVDRLVLLDPTQCFAGYRPGFLLRSLPVLVRPTAARALRHLDHETAGTDTDPGWKRLFALAASDFADRKLVVGRRPDATALSAPLLVLLAGRSGAHHPEKVAARALEAVPHARIETLPNSTHYALPTAAPADTNRLISAFLTADPHPAGRALGELSPGRGGRPRPRRRRTA encoded by the coding sequence GTGTCCGCATCCCGTCAGTTCTTCGCCGCCTACGATGCGCTGCTCGCCCGCTGGCCGGCCGGCACCGCCGAGATCGACGTTCCCACCCCGTACGGAACGACCCGCGTCCACGCGTACGGCCCCGCCGGGGCCGCTCCGCTCCTCCTCCTGCACGGCGGCGGCTCCACCGGCGCCGTCTGGTTCGCCAACGCCGCAGCGCTCGGAGCGCACCACCGGGTGCTCGCCGTCGACATCCTCGGCGACGCCGGCCGCAGCGTGCGCGCGGGCCGCCCGTTGCGCACCACCGCCGACCTGATGGCCTGGCTGGACGCGCTCCTCGACGGCCTGCGCGGCCCCGACGGCTCCGCCGCCCGGCGCGTCAGCCTGCTGGGCCATTCCTACGGCGCCTGGATCGCCCTGACGTACGCCCTGCACGCGGCGCAGCGGGTCGACCGGCTGGTGCTCCTCGACCCGACCCAGTGCTTCGCCGGCTACCGGCCCGGTTTCCTGCTGCGCTCCCTGCCCGTGCTGGTGCGCCCGACCGCGGCGCGCGCGCTCCGCCATCTCGACCACGAGACGGCCGGCACGGACACGGACCCGGGCTGGAAGCGGCTCTTCGCGCTGGCGGCCTCGGATTTCGCGGACCGCAAGCTGGTCGTCGGCCGCCGCCCGGACGCCACGGCGCTGAGCGCCCCGCTGCTGGTGCTCCTCGCGGGCCGCAGCGGCGCGCACCATCCGGAGAAGGTGGCGGCCCGGGCGCTGGAGGCCGTACCGCACGCCCGGATCGAGACGCTCCCGAACTCCACCCACTACGCACTGCCCACGGCGGCTCCTGCGGATACGAACCGCCTGATCTCCGCGTTCCTCACGGCCGACCCGCACCCGGCCGGCCGCGCCCTCGGGGAGCTCAGTCCAGGTCGAGGTGGTAGGCCCCGGCCGCGGCGTCGGCGAACAGCGTGA
- a CDS encoding MarR family winged helix-turn-helix transcriptional regulator, giving the protein MSDDDTPAMRLVHLLRAVTVELHLRGGEFAGRNGLHPTDLRALIRLLDAERAGETVTPGRLGEALKLNSAGTTALLDRLERLGLVRRSRDERDRRRVLLVVEPKAVELGWSFFGPIIGGLVDAAEDFTPAELDVVQRYLTAALHAAAPAGAEQDSGRHPGRR; this is encoded by the coding sequence GTGAGCGATGACGACACCCCTGCCATGCGGCTGGTCCACCTCCTGCGCGCGGTCACGGTGGAACTCCACCTCCGCGGCGGCGAGTTCGCCGGGCGCAACGGCCTCCACCCGACCGACCTGCGGGCCCTGATCCGGCTGCTCGACGCCGAACGGGCGGGTGAGACCGTCACCCCGGGGCGGCTCGGCGAAGCCCTGAAGCTCAACTCGGCGGGCACCACGGCCCTGCTCGACCGGCTCGAACGGCTGGGCCTGGTGCGCCGCAGTCGCGACGAACGCGACCGGCGCCGGGTGCTGCTGGTGGTGGAGCCGAAGGCGGTCGAGCTCGGCTGGTCGTTCTTCGGCCCGATCATCGGCGGCTTGGTCGATGCGGCCGAGGACTTCACTCCCGCCGAACTGGACGTCGTACAGCGCTACTTGACCGCCGCCTTGCACGCCGCCGCGCCCGCCGGAGCGGAACAGGACAGCGGCCGCCACCCCGGCCGCCGATGA
- a CDS encoding alpha/beta fold hydrolase, producing the protein MSQDAGLFPQARLVVRPGAGHAPWLDDPERFPAATTPFLATTPVRNRRNLV; encoded by the coding sequence ATGAGTCAAGACGCCGGGCTCTTCCCGCAGGCCCGGCTCGTCGTCCGGCCCGGAGCCGGCCACGCCCCGTGGCTCGACGACCCCGAGCGGTTCCCGGCGGCCACCACGCCATTCCTCGCCACCACGCCGGTCCGGAACCGGCGTAACCTGGTCTGA
- the gltD gene encoding glutamate synthase small subunit, translating to MTDPYGFLRTPRNPVPSRPADQRLGDWREVHAGQTLLPLVSEQANRCMDCGVPFCHGGCPLGNLIPEWNAYAAHGDWRAASERLHATNNFPEFTGRLCPAPCEDACVLAINADPVTIKNVEQTIADQAWELGYTPPAPPGRLSGQTVAVIGSGPAGLAAAQQLTRAGHTVVVYERDDRVGGLLRYGIPAFKMEKAHLDRRIAQMQAEGTVFRTDADIGGRTSAADIRRRHDAVVVAVGAAERRELAAPGRGLHGIHQAMDYLICANRVGEGDLAAPGITAEGRHVVIVGGGDTGSDCLGTALRQGALSVVQLDIRPEPGPERPDAEPWPLVHPQVYRISHAHEEARGRHGTDPRVFSSATMHFEGDAEGRVRALHLTAVEPTGRTPMPGTERVLEARLVLLALGFSGPKRACGLAEQLGLTRDDRGNFARDADFAALGEPASAPSGGSAPGGAPSRAAAPHVRTPAWAEAPAPGVPPAWGKPAERPSRGRPDGVFVAGDAGRGQSLVVWAIAEGRAAAAAVDRYLTGSTALPAPVGAHDRPLSA from the coding sequence ATGACCGATCCGTACGGCTTCCTCCGGACCCCCCGGAACCCCGTCCCCTCCCGCCCCGCCGACCAGCGGCTCGGCGACTGGCGCGAGGTGCACGCCGGGCAGACGCTGCTGCCACTGGTGTCCGAGCAGGCGAACCGCTGCATGGACTGCGGCGTCCCCTTCTGCCACGGCGGCTGCCCGCTGGGCAACCTCATCCCCGAGTGGAACGCGTACGCCGCGCACGGCGACTGGCGGGCCGCGTCCGAGCGGCTGCACGCCACCAACAACTTCCCCGAGTTCACCGGACGGCTCTGCCCCGCCCCCTGCGAGGACGCCTGCGTGCTGGCGATCAACGCCGACCCGGTGACCATCAAGAACGTCGAGCAGACCATCGCCGACCAGGCCTGGGAGCTCGGGTACACCCCGCCGGCGCCGCCCGGCCGGCTCAGCGGGCAGACCGTCGCCGTCATCGGCTCCGGCCCGGCCGGGCTCGCCGCCGCCCAGCAGCTGACCCGGGCCGGGCACACCGTCGTCGTCTACGAACGGGACGACCGCGTCGGGGGCCTGCTCCGCTACGGCATCCCCGCGTTCAAGATGGAGAAGGCGCACCTGGACCGGCGGATCGCCCAGATGCAGGCCGAGGGCACGGTCTTCCGTACGGACGCGGACATCGGCGGGCGGACGTCGGCGGCCGACATACGACGGCGCCATGACGCGGTCGTCGTCGCCGTCGGTGCCGCGGAGCGCCGGGAACTGGCCGCACCGGGCCGCGGACTGCACGGCATCCACCAGGCCATGGACTACCTGATCTGCGCCAACCGGGTCGGCGAGGGCGACCTGGCGGCGCCCGGGATCACGGCCGAGGGCAGGCACGTGGTGATCGTCGGCGGCGGCGACACCGGCTCGGACTGCCTGGGCACCGCGCTGCGGCAGGGAGCCCTGTCGGTGGTCCAGCTCGACATCCGCCCCGAGCCCGGCCCGGAGCGGCCCGACGCCGAGCCCTGGCCGCTGGTGCACCCGCAGGTGTACCGGATCTCCCACGCCCACGAGGAGGCGCGCGGGCGCCACGGCACGGATCCCCGGGTCTTCTCCAGCGCGACCATGCACTTCGAGGGCGATGCGGAGGGCCGGGTACGGGCCCTGCACCTGACCGCCGTCGAGCCCACCGGGAGGACGCCGATGCCGGGCACCGAGCGGGTGCTGGAGGCCCGACTGGTCCTGCTGGCGCTCGGCTTCTCGGGCCCCAAGCGGGCCTGCGGACTCGCCGAGCAGCTCGGGCTCACCCGGGACGACCGGGGCAACTTCGCCCGGGACGCGGACTTCGCGGCCCTCGGCGAGCCTGCGTCGGCGCCCTCGGGCGGATCCGCGCCGGGCGGAGCCCCGTCGCGCGCAGCGGCCCCGCACGTCAGGACGCCGGCCTGGGCCGAGGCGCCGGCCCCGGGCGTGCCGCCTGCGTGGGGCAAGCCCGCGGAGCGGCCCTCCCGGGGCCGCCCCGACGGCGTCTTCGTGGCGGGCGACGCCGGGCGCGGCCAGTCCCTGGTGGTGTGGGCCATCGCGGAGGGCCGGGCGGCAGCCGCCGCCGTGGACCGCTACCTCACCGGCTCGACCGCCCTGCCCGCCCCCGTCGGCGCCCACGACCGGCCCCTGTCGGCATGA
- a CDS encoding prolyl oligopeptidase family protein: protein MTAEDRFLWLEDVEGEAALAWVGERNAETAAALTGDPRFEPLRAELREALDDADRIPYTVRRAAHLYNFWQDADRPKGVWRRTTLEQYRKDDPAWEVLLDIDALAAQEGEEWVWAGARVRYPDHRRALVQLSRNGSDAVVVREFDLEDRAFVDGGFEVAEAKTRIGWIDEDTVFLGTDFGPGSLTASGYPRTVRRWRRGTAPADAELVFEAEAGDVSASGWHDATPGYERDFVSRFTDFFHDELHLLADGDRLVRIDVPDDAGKYAHRQWLIVTPKTPWLGHPAGSLLAFDFDAFLAGDRTAHVLFAPDERTALAGHSWTRHHLILETLADVATRIEVLTPGPDGWSRRPLADVPALSSATVTDTDPDVSDEYFLNIDGFLQPSTLSYGHIGADSEPLKQAPARFDARGLSVRQFFATSADGTQVPYFVVGPAGQDRPGPALLYGYGGFRDQQTPYYSPLTGRGWLARGGTYAVANIRGGSEYGPAWHRAALGANRVRAFEDFAAVAADLIARGITTPDRLGITGASNGGLLMGAMLVRHPELFGAVVAEVPLLDMLRYHRLLAGASWVAEYGDPDSEADRPHLEALSPYHNLSADRPYPPLLLMTSTRDDRVHPGHARKTAARLRELGHRVLFHENTGGGHGGASDNEQAAANHALAYTFLWQHLGAETT from the coding sequence GTGACTGCTGAAGATCGTTTCTTGTGGCTGGAAGACGTCGAGGGCGAGGCCGCGCTGGCCTGGGTGGGGGAGCGGAACGCGGAGACCGCCGCCGCGCTCACCGGCGACCCGCGCTTCGAGCCGCTGCGCGCCGAGCTGCGCGAGGCCCTCGACGACGCCGACCGCATCCCGTACACCGTCCGCCGCGCCGCGCACCTCTACAACTTCTGGCAGGACGCGGACCGCCCGAAGGGCGTGTGGCGGCGTACGACGCTGGAGCAGTACCGCAAGGACGACCCGGCCTGGGAGGTGCTCCTCGACATCGACGCCCTCGCCGCGCAGGAGGGCGAGGAGTGGGTGTGGGCCGGCGCCCGGGTGCGGTACCCCGACCACCGGCGGGCCCTGGTCCAGCTCTCCCGAAACGGCTCGGATGCCGTCGTGGTCCGCGAGTTCGACCTCGAGGACCGGGCCTTCGTCGACGGCGGCTTCGAGGTCGCGGAGGCGAAGACCCGGATCGGGTGGATCGACGAGGACACCGTCTTCCTCGGCACCGACTTCGGACCCGGCTCGCTGACCGCCTCCGGCTATCCCCGTACGGTCCGGCGCTGGCGCAGGGGCACCGCCCCGGCGGACGCCGAGCTCGTCTTCGAGGCCGAGGCCGGCGACGTGTCCGCCTCCGGGTGGCACGACGCGACCCCCGGATACGAGCGCGACTTCGTCTCCCGCTTCACCGACTTCTTCCACGACGAGCTCCACCTCCTCGCCGACGGCGACCGGCTCGTCAGGATCGACGTGCCGGACGACGCCGGGAAGTACGCGCACCGGCAGTGGCTGATCGTCACCCCGAAGACCCCGTGGCTCGGGCACCCGGCCGGCTCGCTCCTCGCCTTCGACTTCGACGCGTTCCTCGCCGGGGACCGCACCGCGCACGTGCTGTTCGCACCGGACGAGCGCACCGCACTGGCCGGGCACAGCTGGACCCGCCACCACCTGATCCTCGAGACGCTCGCCGACGTCGCGACCCGCATCGAGGTCCTCACCCCCGGCCCGGACGGCTGGAGCCGCCGGCCGCTGGCGGACGTGCCGGCGCTGTCCTCGGCGACCGTCACCGACACCGACCCGGACGTCAGCGACGAGTACTTCCTCAACATCGACGGCTTCCTGCAGCCCTCCACCCTCTCGTACGGGCACATCGGCGCCGACTCCGAGCCGCTCAAGCAGGCCCCCGCCCGCTTCGACGCCCGCGGCCTGTCGGTCCGGCAGTTCTTCGCGACCTCCGCCGACGGCACGCAGGTCCCGTACTTCGTCGTCGGCCCGGCCGGCCAGGACCGCCCGGGGCCCGCGCTCCTCTACGGGTACGGCGGCTTCCGGGACCAGCAGACGCCGTACTACAGCCCGCTCACGGGCCGGGGCTGGCTCGCCCGTGGCGGTACGTACGCCGTCGCCAACATCCGCGGCGGCTCCGAATACGGCCCCGCCTGGCACCGGGCCGCCCTCGGCGCGAACCGGGTCCGGGCCTTCGAGGACTTCGCAGCCGTCGCCGCCGACCTCATCGCCCGGGGCATCACCACCCCCGACCGCCTCGGCATCACCGGAGCCAGCAACGGCGGCCTGCTCATGGGCGCCATGCTCGTCCGCCACCCTGAGCTGTTCGGCGCGGTCGTCGCCGAGGTGCCCCTGCTGGACATGCTCCGCTACCACCGCCTGCTCGCCGGGGCGTCCTGGGTCGCCGAGTACGGGGATCCCGACAGCGAAGCCGACCGGCCCCACCTCGAAGCCCTCTCCCCGTACCACAACCTGTCCGCGGACCGGCCGTACCCGCCCCTGCTCCTGATGACCTCCACCCGCGACGACCGCGTCCACCCCGGCCACGCCCGCAAGACGGCCGCCCGGCTGCGGGAACTGGGCCACCGGGTGCTGTTCCACGAGAACACCGGCGGGGGCCACGGCGGAGCCAGCGACAACGAGCAGGCCGCCGCCAACCATGCGCTCGCGTACACCTTCCTGTGGCAGCACCTGGGAGCGGAAACGACGTGA
- a CDS encoding MFS transporter — protein sequence MSTTRSSGLLPDLSPWRSSRDFRLLFFQGAVTFFTSFMAMIALPLQIKHLTDSPLAVGAMGAVELVPLVVFGLYGGALADAIDRRRMILLSEAGLGVLALVLLVNALLPNPLLWPLYVVAAGVSALAGLQRPALDSMMARIVPHEQQTAAAALNALRYQIGAIAGPALAGLVVAYAGYPAAYAVTVGGFVLSVALCTRLTPAPPSPGAERPSLRGIAEGARYAWSRPVLLGTYAVDLAAMFFAFPNTIFPFLADELDAVWALGLMYSAGAVGSLVLGMTSGWTSRVRRHGLFVVCGAVVWGAAIAGAGWFTDIWVVLACLAVAGAGDMLSGLGRATIWNQTIPEELRGRLAGIEVLSYSVGPQLGQVRAGSVAGWTGTRPAFWSGGLMCVAAVAALSVLLPKLVTYDADTDEDALRRREAKRADRLAA from the coding sequence GTGAGTACCACCCGTTCGTCCGGCTTGCTTCCCGACCTCTCCCCGTGGCGTTCCAGCCGCGATTTCCGGCTGCTCTTCTTCCAGGGCGCCGTCACGTTCTTCACGTCCTTCATGGCGATGATCGCCCTCCCCCTCCAGATCAAGCACCTGACGGACTCGCCGCTCGCCGTCGGCGCGATGGGCGCGGTGGAACTCGTCCCGCTGGTGGTCTTCGGCCTGTACGGCGGGGCCCTCGCGGACGCGATCGACCGGCGGCGGATGATCCTGCTGAGCGAGGCCGGGCTCGGGGTGCTGGCCCTCGTCCTGCTCGTGAACGCCCTGCTGCCGAACCCGCTGTTGTGGCCGCTGTACGTGGTCGCGGCCGGCGTCTCGGCGCTGGCCGGGCTGCAGCGGCCGGCCCTGGACTCGATGATGGCGCGGATCGTGCCGCACGAGCAGCAGACCGCGGCCGCGGCGCTCAACGCGCTGCGCTACCAGATCGGCGCCATCGCCGGACCGGCGCTCGCCGGACTGGTCGTCGCCTACGCCGGTTACCCGGCGGCCTACGCCGTCACGGTCGGCGGCTTCGTCCTGTCCGTCGCGCTGTGCACCCGGCTGACCCCGGCGCCGCCGTCACCCGGCGCGGAACGGCCCTCGCTGCGCGGGATCGCCGAGGGGGCGCGCTACGCGTGGAGCCGGCCGGTGCTGCTGGGCACGTACGCGGTGGACCTCGCGGCGATGTTCTTCGCCTTCCCGAACACGATCTTCCCCTTCCTCGCGGACGAGCTCGACGCGGTGTGGGCGCTGGGCCTGATGTACTCCGCGGGCGCCGTGGGCTCCCTGGTACTCGGGATGACCAGCGGCTGGACCTCGCGGGTGCGGCGGCACGGCCTGTTCGTGGTGTGCGGAGCCGTGGTCTGGGGCGCGGCGATCGCGGGGGCCGGCTGGTTCACCGACATCTGGGTGGTGCTGGCGTGCCTGGCGGTGGCCGGGGCCGGCGACATGCTGAGCGGCCTGGGCCGGGCCACGATCTGGAACCAGACCATCCCCGAGGAGCTGCGCGGGCGGCTGGCGGGCATCGAGGTGCTGTCGTACAGCGTGGGTCCCCAGCTGGGCCAGGTCCGCGCGGGCAGCGTGGCGGGCTGGACGGGCACCCGGCCGGCGTTCTGGAGCGGCGGCCTCATGTGCGTGGCGGCGGTGGCTGCCCTGTCCGTACTGCTGCCGAAGCTGGTGACGTACGACGCGGACACGGACGAGGACGCGCTGCGCCGCCGCGAGGCGAAGCGCGCGGACCGGCTGGCGGCCTGA
- a CDS encoding protein kinase, giving the protein MTGANGADLAGEVLGGRYRVTATIGRGGMGVVARAVDQLLNREVAVKVLRAYTDASPAELADLRVRMQREAQAAARIRHSGVVTVHDVVEEQGLPVIVMELVDGPSLDNVLEERGSLDPREAAAIGAKLMDALDAAHRAGVLHRDVKPGNVLLERSGRVVLTDFGIASMETSGDEALAKLTQSGQIVGSLDYLPPERAQGQVPGAASDIWALGMTLYAAVEGASPFRRTSVWSTLAAIVSEPLPEPRRAGPLTPVLQALMAKDPLQRPDAAQAREMLEAVAEGKAADLAVAPAAPQPVTPPGFGPVVAAPFSQPAPQPVAPYMPAGPYAAPPQAGAAQRGMGPGIPAGHHSGSETRATTVRGRRRTRTIVAVTAATVLTCGGVAYALVDMRGVEGGGSSTALPTASTPAGGDVPGAGGTSLGPGGTPSGTPSKKDGGRETGPTASPGSGGGKPAGNPSASPKATPGSTVKEPTPVPTACTGWAHANSSNGYGHAAQETHLYSGPYAACSYVTLVKSGTKVFYHCYVTNAEANKWIYARIAGTDTEGWVFSDKSTLDGGTLARC; this is encoded by the coding sequence GTGACGGGGGCGAACGGCGCGGATCTGGCCGGCGAGGTTCTGGGCGGGCGATACCGCGTGACCGCGACGATCGGCCGCGGTGGCATGGGTGTCGTCGCCCGGGCGGTGGACCAGTTGCTGAACCGCGAGGTCGCCGTCAAGGTGCTGCGCGCCTACACCGACGCCTCCCCGGCCGAACTGGCCGATCTGCGGGTCCGGATGCAGAGGGAGGCGCAGGCCGCCGCCCGTATCCGTCACAGCGGTGTGGTCACCGTGCACGACGTGGTCGAGGAGCAGGGGCTGCCGGTCATCGTCATGGAGCTGGTCGACGGGCCCTCCCTCGACAACGTGCTGGAGGAGCGCGGCTCACTGGATCCGCGCGAAGCAGCCGCCATCGGCGCCAAGCTGATGGACGCGCTCGACGCGGCACACCGGGCCGGGGTCCTCCACCGGGACGTCAAGCCCGGCAACGTACTGCTCGAACGCAGCGGCCGGGTCGTGCTCACCGACTTCGGCATCGCCAGCATGGAGACCTCCGGCGACGAGGCCCTGGCCAAGCTGACCCAGAGCGGTCAGATCGTCGGCTCCCTCGACTACCTGCCACCGGAGCGCGCACAGGGCCAGGTCCCGGGTGCCGCGTCGGACATCTGGGCGCTCGGCATGACGCTGTACGCGGCCGTGGAGGGCGCTTCGCCTTTCCGCCGTACGTCGGTGTGGTCCACGCTGGCGGCGATCGTCAGCGAACCGCTGCCCGAGCCCCGGCGCGCCGGACCGCTCACGCCGGTATTGCAGGCGCTGATGGCCAAGGATCCGCTGCAGCGGCCCGACGCCGCGCAGGCGCGCGAGATGCTGGAGGCGGTCGCCGAGGGCAAGGCGGCGGACCTCGCGGTGGCACCGGCGGCGCCCCAGCCCGTCACTCCGCCGGGCTTCGGCCCCGTCGTCGCGGCACCGTTCTCCCAGCCCGCCCCCCAGCCCGTCGCTCCCTACATGCCGGCCGGCCCGTACGCCGCCCCTCCGCAGGCGGGCGCCGCGCAGCGGGGCATGGGGCCCGGCATACCCGCCGGTCACCACAGCGGTTCCGAGACCCGTGCCACGACGGTCCGCGGGCGCCGCCGCACCCGTACCATCGTCGCGGTGACGGCCGCCACCGTCCTCACCTGCGGCGGAGTCGCCTACGCCCTCGTGGACATGCGAGGCGTCGAGGGCGGCGGATCGAGCACCGCGCTTCCCACGGCGAGCACCCCTGCCGGCGGTGACGTGCCCGGCGCGGGCGGCACGTCCCTCGGCCCCGGCGGGACGCCGTCCGGCACCCCGTCGAAGAAGGACGGGGGCCGAGAGACCGGACCCACGGCATCGCCGGGCAGCGGAGGCGGCAAGCCGGCCGGGAACCCGTCAGCCTCTCCGAAGGCGACTCCCGGGTCCACGGTGAAGGAGCCCACCCCGGTGCCGACGGCGTGCACCGGCTGGGCCCATGCGAACAGCAGCAACGGCTACGGCCACGCGGCCCAGGAGACCCACCTCTACTCCGGTCCGTACGCGGCGTGCTCCTATGTGACCTTGGTCAAGTCCGGCACGAAGGTCTTTTACCACTGCTACGTCACCAACGCCGAGGCCAACAAGTGGATCTACGCCCGTATCGCGGGCACGGACACCGAAGGCTGGGTGTTCAGCGACAAATCGACCCTGGACGGCGGAACGCTTGCCCGCTGTTGA
- a CDS encoding serine/threonine protein kinase: MSLSGLRAGDPKRIGELTLVGRLGAGGMGVVYLAQGPDGRLVALKRLREELASDSEFRARFRREAATLLRVQGTCTAQVLAVEAEASSPFVVMEYVQGPTLAEHVGEHGPLRGDMAHAFAVGLAEALVAIHRAGIVHRDLKPGNVLLSDQGPKVIDFGIARADDATALTRTGIAVGTVGYMAPEQVRGQAGPPADVFAWALTVAYATTGRPPFGTGPTEAVLYRVLHEEPDLDGVPSHLKPLLMSALARSPERRPAPGNLLSELTGGKDPRTVLDGDGDGDGGADADAVSTVLATAWQMPEPAASPTPLLKQRTTRNAAATVLVLLLTAGVLWTVLPGRGHSTASNTTQPPRRPASTAPFSSPTTSAAPTPPRTRPPSAASGTTAPSTPAVTGPPPPPSSPVASTGPITNTHSGLCIDTDGPQRPGLNVVLRACGIYSGQIWGYDETSLHLTNTPSGLCLDTNGKPAVGVTAVLNPCGYYSGQQWHYDAGAGRFTNPASGLCLDTGGPPELNLDLVLNPCGNHTGQGWQM, from the coding sequence GTGAGTCTGAGCGGGCTGCGCGCGGGGGACCCGAAGCGGATCGGCGAGCTGACGCTGGTCGGTCGACTGGGTGCAGGTGGCATGGGTGTCGTCTACCTGGCACAAGGTCCTGACGGCCGGCTGGTCGCCCTCAAGCGGTTACGGGAAGAACTTGCCTCGGACTCCGAGTTCCGGGCGCGGTTCCGGCGTGAGGCCGCGACGTTGCTGCGCGTTCAGGGCACGTGCACGGCACAGGTGTTGGCGGTGGAGGCAGAGGCGAGCAGCCCGTTCGTCGTCATGGAGTACGTACAAGGCCCCACGCTGGCGGAGCACGTGGGCGAGCACGGGCCCCTGCGTGGTGACATGGCGCACGCCTTCGCCGTCGGGCTCGCCGAGGCGCTCGTGGCGATCCACCGGGCCGGCATCGTGCATCGCGACCTCAAGCCCGGCAATGTCCTCCTGTCGGACCAGGGCCCGAAGGTCATCGATTTCGGCATCGCACGGGCCGACGACGCGACGGCGCTGACCCGCACCGGCATCGCTGTGGGGACCGTGGGATACATGGCACCGGAACAGGTTCGCGGCCAAGCCGGACCTCCGGCCGATGTGTTCGCCTGGGCGCTGACGGTCGCGTATGCCACCACTGGACGGCCCCCGTTCGGCACGGGGCCGACCGAGGCGGTGCTCTACCGGGTCCTGCACGAAGAACCCGACTTGGACGGTGTTCCCTCTCACCTCAAGCCACTGCTGATGTCGGCCCTGGCCAGATCGCCCGAGCGGCGTCCCGCCCCCGGAAACCTGCTCTCCGAGCTGACCGGTGGCAAGGATCCTCGGACGGTCCTCGACGGCGACGGCGACGGCGACGGCGGCGCTGATGCCGACGCTGTCAGCACCGTACTTGCCACTGCCTGGCAGATGCCTGAACCGGCCGCGTCGCCGACCCCGCTGCTGAAGCAGCGCACCACGCGGAACGCTGCTGCGACAGTGCTGGTGCTCCTCCTGACTGCCGGGGTCCTGTGGACGGTCCTGCCCGGCCGAGGCCACTCGACCGCCTCGAACACGACGCAGCCTCCGCGTCGACCGGCGAGCACGGCCCCCTTCTCGTCTCCCACGACGTCAGCGGCGCCCACCCCTCCCAGGACGAGACCTCCATCGGCTGCGTCCGGGACGACGGCGCCGTCCACACCAGCGGTGACCGGACCGCCTCCACCGCCGTCATCACCTGTTGCGTCCACGGGCCCGATCACCAACACCCACAGTGGATTGTGCATCGACACCGACGGTCCGCAACGACCCGGACTCAACGTCGTGCTCCGTGCGTGCGGGATCTACAGCGGTCAGATCTGGGGCTACGACGAGACGAGCCTGCACCTCACGAACACTCCCAGCGGCCTGTGCCTCGACACGAACGGGAAGCCCGCCGTCGGCGTCACGGCCGTGCTCAATCCGTGCGGCTACTACAGCGGCCAGCAATGGCACTACGACGCCGGTGCCGGCCGGTTCACCAACCCGGCGAGCGGCCTGTGCCTGGACACGGGCGGACCCCCGGAACTCAACCTCGACCTGGTGCTCAACCCCTGCGGAAACCACACCGGCCAGGGCTGGCAGATGTGA
- a CDS encoding peptidase inhibitor family I36 protein: MKRLTVLLATAVLSTAAVLATAAASQAAECRRGYFCVWTHANFDGMKIEHSGDDRWWEGNMNNQDSSWANHGISGPGVKDHVKVYDGRELTGGVTLCLAPGQEVGYNGGANDRGGSHTWTSGC, translated from the coding sequence ATGAAGCGCCTCACCGTTCTGCTCGCGACTGCTGTCCTCTCCACTGCCGCGGTCCTGGCCACCGCCGCCGCCTCGCAGGCAGCCGAGTGCCGCCGCGGCTACTTCTGCGTCTGGACGCACGCCAACTTCGACGGCATGAAGATCGAACACTCGGGCGACGACCGCTGGTGGGAGGGCAACATGAACAACCAGGACTCCTCGTGGGCGAACCACGGGATCTCCGGACCGGGTGTCAAGGACCACGTCAAGGTCTACGACGGACGCGAACTCACGGGCGGGGTCACCCTCTGTCTGGCCCCCGGCCAGGAGGTCGGCTACAACGGTGGCGCCAACGACCGGGGCGGCTCACACACCTGGACTTCGGGCTGCTGA